Proteins encoded by one window of Erythrobacter sp.:
- a CDS encoding Rieske 2Fe-2S domain-containing protein → MALEAIAAADEVPPKGSMVVAHGGEQVLLVRSEAGVFAVENRCSHAYQELHGGKVRKVFIFCPLHGVRFDLRNGCPSGDLTDQPIKAWKCEEVDGRILVDLDVRLDPGAN, encoded by the coding sequence ATGGCGCTCGAAGCCATCGCCGCAGCGGATGAAGTGCCGCCGAAGGGCTCCATGGTTGTTGCACATGGCGGAGAACAGGTGCTGCTGGTGCGCAGCGAAGCGGGTGTGTTCGCGGTCGAGAACCGCTGCAGCCACGCCTATCAGGAACTTCACGGCGGCAAGGTGCGCAAGGTGTTCATCTTCTGCCCGCTGCATGGCGTGCGCTTCGACCTGCGCAACGGCTGCCCCAGCGGGGACCTGACCGACCAGCCGATCAAGGCGTGGAAATGCGAGGAGGTGGACGGGCGCATTCTCGTCGATCTCGACGTGCGGCTCGATCCGGGGGCAAACTAG
- a CDS encoding acyl-CoA dehydrogenase family protein codes for MNFSLTDDQRELQAAARRFAREELPAIANRLEADNHPPSRELVKQYADLGFLGMNVPEELGGMGLGNLEALIVLEEFGKISSAVAFPVFESCVGPVRAIERFAGEELRRRVVPSVCSGDMIVAVSMSEPDAGSALTDLATRAIEDGDHYVITGTKRWCSGGGHADGYVVYCRMSDDPGAKGIGALFVEADTPGLSFGPNEQLMGFRGIPSSDLMFDECRVPKANLVVPAGGFKKLMEAFDLERCGNATMSLAQASGALEDVIEYVQERKQFGKPIVDFQAVQLKLAEMQMQVDAARLLIWRAASNAQDGLPSILESSVAKCFANSISREVTGNAVQLMGAYGYSKDFPMERRLRDAWGWGIAGGAIDIQKTNIASAMVGRRFDQRR; via the coding sequence ATGAACTTCAGCCTGACCGACGACCAGCGTGAATTGCAGGCGGCCGCCCGCCGCTTCGCGCGCGAGGAACTGCCCGCTATTGCCAACCGGCTCGAAGCGGACAATCACCCGCCTTCGCGCGAGCTGGTAAAGCAATATGCCGATCTCGGCTTTCTCGGCATGAACGTGCCGGAAGAGCTGGGCGGCATGGGCCTCGGCAATCTTGAAGCGCTGATCGTGCTGGAGGAATTCGGCAAGATTTCCTCGGCCGTCGCTTTCCCCGTTTTCGAATCCTGCGTCGGTCCGGTGCGGGCGATCGAGCGCTTTGCGGGTGAGGAGCTGCGCCGCCGCGTGGTGCCTTCCGTGTGCAGCGGCGACATGATCGTGGCGGTCAGCATGTCCGAACCCGACGCGGGCAGCGCGCTGACCGACCTGGCCACGCGCGCGATCGAGGATGGCGACCACTACGTTATCACCGGAACCAAGCGCTGGTGCTCGGGCGGCGGCCATGCCGATGGCTATGTCGTCTATTGCCGCATGTCCGACGATCCGGGCGCCAAGGGCATCGGCGCGCTGTTCGTGGAGGCCGACACGCCCGGCCTGTCCTTCGGCCCGAACGAGCAGCTGATGGGCTTTCGCGGAATTCCGTCTTCGGACCTGATGTTTGACGAATGTCGCGTGCCGAAAGCCAATCTCGTCGTGCCCGCTGGCGGCTTCAAGAAATTGATGGAAGCGTTCGATCTCGAACGCTGCGGCAATGCCACCATGTCGCTGGCGCAGGCTTCGGGCGCGCTTGAAGACGTCATCGAATACGTGCAGGAGCGCAAGCAGTTCGGCAAGCCGATCGTCGATTTCCAGGCAGTCCAGCTGAAGCTGGCGGAAATGCAGATGCAGGTGGATGCGGCGCGGCTGCTGATCTGGCGCGCCGCCTCGAACGCGCAGGACGGCCTTCCCTCGATCCTCGAAAGCTCGGTCGCCAAGTGCTTTGCCAATTCCATTTCGCGCGAAGTGACCGGCAACGCGGTGCAGCTGATGGGTGCCTATGGCTACAGCAAGGATTTCCCGATGGAGCGCCGGCTGCGCGACGCCTGGGGCTGGGGCATCGCCGGGGGTGCGATCGATATCCAGAAAACCAATATCGCCAGCGCCATGGTAGGCCGCCGGTTCGATCAGAGGCGCTGA
- a CDS encoding PQQ-binding-like beta-propeller repeat protein, producing MALASAILLGACASLAFGQDAPPLPASGNEGEGPSRMESLEELQARNGTPIDLQNHPGQALFAQNCLACHSGTVPKAPAVVWLEMLEPDAILSSMREGIMQQQAAHLSEADQLHIAEYLARIELDDYVPPAPPQACADPGVGGSGAPPARVGWGHDNSRFVPAATGGIEADDIPGLRLKWAFAYPGAIRARSQPAVGWDTIFVGSQSGTVYAFDIDTGCTRWTYRAGAEVRTGIVADAEAQRLYFGDILGRVYAVDAMSGEQIWRVDADDHPNATITGTPTLGGGLLAVPVSSLEVTSAADPNYSCCTFRGAVVALDPASGEQVWKTYTVPNPPAEQGTTSVGARILGPSGAPVWNSPTYDAARDRFYFGSGENYSSPADANSDALFAVDARTGSRLWQVQFTQNDAWNVGCMLANENCPEENGPDLDIAASALIVPVGGGRDVIVVGQKSGVVHGVDADSGELLWQTRLGHGGTQGGVHFGLAAEGSTVYVPITDLADTYDGRIYDAAINGAGIHALDAATGDILWRNFADNRCNGESYCDPGISSAATAVPGAVIAGHLDGRLAGYDGSTGEVLWSYDTRQPVETIGGTTAAGGSMSGPGPAVYNGHVIVNSGYGLYFHMPGNVLLVFEKQ from the coding sequence ATCGCACTGGCATCGGCCATCCTGCTCGGCGCATGCGCATCGCTTGCGTTCGGGCAGGATGCCCCGCCTCTCCCGGCATCGGGGAACGAAGGCGAAGGTCCGTCGCGGATGGAATCGCTGGAGGAACTGCAGGCGCGCAACGGCACGCCGATCGACCTGCAGAACCACCCTGGCCAGGCCCTGTTCGCGCAGAATTGCCTGGCCTGCCACAGTGGCACCGTGCCCAAGGCACCTGCCGTGGTCTGGCTGGAAATGCTTGAGCCCGATGCCATCCTGTCATCGATGCGCGAAGGCATCATGCAGCAGCAGGCAGCGCACCTGAGCGAAGCGGATCAGCTGCATATCGCCGAATACCTCGCCCGCATCGAACTGGACGACTACGTGCCCCCGGCTCCGCCGCAGGCCTGCGCCGATCCCGGCGTGGGCGGCAGCGGCGCGCCGCCCGCCCGCGTGGGATGGGGGCATGACAATTCGCGCTTCGTGCCTGCCGCCACCGGCGGGATCGAAGCGGACGACATTCCCGGTCTTCGCCTGAAATGGGCCTTCGCCTATCCGGGGGCGATCCGCGCACGCTCACAGCCCGCCGTAGGCTGGGATACCATCTTCGTCGGCAGCCAGTCCGGCACGGTCTATGCGTTCGATATCGACACCGGCTGCACCCGGTGGACCTATCGTGCCGGGGCCGAAGTGCGCACCGGGATCGTGGCGGATGCTGAGGCGCAACGGCTCTATTTCGGCGATATTCTCGGCCGGGTCTACGCCGTCGACGCGATGAGCGGCGAGCAGATCTGGCGGGTCGATGCCGACGACCATCCGAATGCCACCATCACCGGAACGCCCACGCTGGGCGGCGGGCTGCTGGCGGTTCCGGTGTCCTCGCTCGAAGTGACATCGGCAGCGGATCCGAATTACAGCTGCTGCACTTTCCGTGGTGCCGTTGTGGCGCTCGACCCGGCGAGCGGGGAGCAGGTGTGGAAGACCTATACCGTCCCCAATCCACCAGCCGAGCAGGGAACAACCAGCGTCGGCGCACGCATCCTCGGCCCGTCTGGCGCCCCCGTCTGGAACAGCCCAACCTATGACGCCGCGCGTGACCGCTTCTATTTCGGTTCGGGAGAGAACTATTCTTCCCCGGCGGACGCAAATTCGGACGCGCTGTTTGCAGTCGATGCGCGGACCGGAAGCCGCCTGTGGCAGGTCCAGTTTACCCAGAACGATGCCTGGAATGTGGGCTGCATGCTCGCCAACGAGAACTGCCCGGAAGAAAATGGCCCCGATCTCGATATTGCCGCTTCGGCGCTGATCGTACCGGTGGGCGGCGGGCGCGACGTGATCGTTGTCGGGCAGAAATCTGGCGTGGTCCACGGTGTCGATGCCGATAGCGGCGAATTGCTGTGGCAGACCAGGCTCGGTCATGGCGGCACGCAAGGCGGGGTCCACTTCGGCCTCGCGGCGGAAGGCAGCACTGTCTACGTGCCGATCACCGATCTTGCCGATACGTACGATGGGCGCATTTACGATGCTGCCATCAATGGCGCAGGAATCCACGCCCTCGACGCCGCCACCGGCGACATCCTGTGGCGCAATTTCGCCGACAACCGCTGCAATGGCGAATCGTACTGCGATCCGGGCATTTCCTCTGCCGCCACCGCCGTACCCGGCGCAGTGATCGCCGGGCATCTCGATGGGCGGCTGGCCGGTTATGACGGGTCTACGGGCGAAGTCCTGTGGTCCTACGATACCCGCCAGCCGGTGGAGACGATCGGCGGGACCACGGCTGCCGGAGGCAGCATGAGCGGCCCGGGTCCGGCCGTTTACAACGGCCACGTGATCGTCAATTCCGGTTACGGCCTCTATTTCCACATGCCCGGCAACGTCTTGCTGGTGTTCGAAAAGCAATAG
- a CDS encoding NAD(P)H-dependent oxidoreductase, which produces MRVLHIDASPRASRSRSRPVAERFLAALPACAEVTRLDLWQADLPSLGGEMIEGRYNLLFGEPVDEAIVAEWNAIRQVAADFLDHDAYVIGTPMWNFGIPYRLKHFVDVVTQPGMTFRNDAAGNVVGLAAGKRALVIAASAMPFGTDPALAALDHQYAYLAAWLGFIGIADVARIQVAPTFGPEEVVAQAVEAAGEAAIALARRWAVD; this is translated from the coding sequence ATGCGTGTGCTGCATATCGACGCCAGTCCTCGCGCCAGCCGTTCGCGCTCGCGCCCGGTGGCAGAGCGCTTCCTGGCCGCCCTGCCCGCGTGTGCCGAGGTCACCCGCCTCGACCTGTGGCAGGCGGACCTGCCCTCGCTCGGCGGCGAGATGATCGAAGGGCGCTACAACCTGCTGTTCGGCGAGCCGGTGGACGAAGCTATTGTGGCGGAATGGAACGCGATACGACAGGTCGCGGCGGATTTTCTCGACCACGATGCCTACGTCATCGGCACGCCGATGTGGAACTTCGGCATTCCTTACCGGCTCAAGCATTTCGTCGATGTGGTAACCCAGCCGGGCATGACCTTCCGCAACGACGCGGCGGGAAATGTCGTGGGGCTGGCGGCAGGCAAGCGAGCGCTGGTGATTGCAGCCAGCGCCATGCCCTTCGGCACCGATCCCGCGCTGGCGGCGCTCGACCACCAATACGCCTATCTTGCGGCCTGGCTGGGGTTCATCGGCATCGCTGATGTCGCCCGCATCCAGGTTGCGCCGACATTCGGCCCGGAAGAAGTGGTCGCGCAGGCGGTGGAAGCTGCAGGCGAAGCCGCGATCGCGCTGGCCCGCCGTTGGGCAGTGGATTAG